In Sphingopyxis sp. CCNWLW2, a single window of DNA contains:
- the nirD gene encoding nitrite reductase small subunit NirD, whose product MTTPEWLDIGWVDQIPVRGSRTVQVEGGDDIAVFRTAEGKVFALLDRCPHKHGRLSQGIVHGGAVACPLHNWRISLSTGEALGEDKGCTPTVPVKIDGGRVLICRASTLKAAA is encoded by the coding sequence ATGACGACCCCCGAATGGCTCGACATCGGCTGGGTCGACCAGATTCCGGTACGCGGCAGCCGCACAGTGCAAGTCGAAGGCGGCGACGACATTGCGGTCTTCCGCACCGCCGAGGGCAAAGTGTTCGCGCTGCTCGACCGCTGCCCGCACAAGCATGGCCGGCTGAGCCAGGGCATCGTCCACGGGGGCGCGGTCGCCTGTCCGCTCCATAATTGGCGGATTTCGCTGTCGACCGGCGAAGCACTCGGCGAGGACAAGGGCTGCACGCCGACGGTGCCGGTGAAGATCGACGGCGGCCGTGTGCTTATCTGTCGCGCGAGCACTTTGAAGGCGGCCGCCTGA
- the nirB gene encoding nitrite reductase large subunit NirB — protein MEHRPIKTDADTRDHLVVIGNGMAGCRAVEELLARDPARYRVTIFGAEPRVNYNRIMLSPVLAGEKSFDDIVINDAEWYAANGIALVAGDPVVAIDRGTKTVTTRGGATESYDRLLIATGSDPFIIPVPGKDLPGVIAFRDMDDVDTMLAAADAGGDAVVIGGGLLGLEAAHGLSLRGMKVTVIHLMPTLMERQLDEAAGWLLKQALEGRGQTILTGADTAEIVGNGKVEGVKLKDGTLIPASLVVMAVGIRPSVALARDAGLAVGRGIQVDDHMVTSDPHVLAVGECVEHDGQVYGLVAPLWDMCRSLADGLVEQPTGYRGSVTSTKLKVSGIDVFSAGDFSGGDGCEDIVLRDASRGVYKRVIVRDDRIVGAVLYGDTADGSWYFDLLKKQEDVSDLRDLLIFGQSFASGGGAADPKAAVAALSDDAEICGCNGVTKGQVVSCIAKGAHSLDAVRGTCKASASCGSCTGLVENLLALTLGDDVQAGPKTMCKCTSFGHDDVRREIVAQAMRSIPEVMQQLHWTTPDGCSSCRPALNYYLLCALPGDYVDDQQSRFVNERMHANIQKDGTYSVVPRMWGGLTNPTELRAIADVVEKFNAPMVKVTGGQRLDIFGIKKEDLPAVWADLNAAGMVSGHAYGKSLRTVKTCVGSEWCRFGTQDSTGLGVKIERMSWGSWMPHKFKIAVSGCPRNCAEATIKDFGIVCVDSGYELHVGGNGGIHVRATDLLCKVATEQEAMDYCAAFIQLYREEARYLERTAPWIERVGVDYVKARIADDPAGREALRARFLVSQSFSQDDPWAQRAEGAEAEHHAPMARFIPQEELA, from the coding sequence ATGGAACACCGCCCCATCAAGACCGACGCCGACACGCGCGACCATCTGGTCGTCATCGGCAACGGCATGGCCGGATGCCGCGCGGTCGAGGAGCTGCTCGCGCGCGACCCGGCGCGCTACCGCGTGACGATCTTTGGCGCCGAGCCGCGGGTCAATTACAACCGCATCATGCTGTCGCCCGTTCTCGCGGGTGAGAAGAGCTTCGACGACATCGTGATCAACGATGCCGAATGGTATGCGGCGAACGGCATTGCGCTGGTCGCGGGCGATCCGGTGGTCGCGATCGACCGCGGCACAAAGACGGTGACGACGCGCGGCGGCGCGACCGAAAGCTATGACCGGCTGCTGATCGCGACCGGCTCCGATCCCTTCATCATCCCGGTGCCGGGCAAGGATCTGCCCGGGGTGATCGCGTTTCGCGACATGGACGATGTCGACACGATGCTCGCGGCGGCCGATGCGGGCGGCGACGCGGTGGTGATCGGCGGCGGGCTGCTCGGGCTCGAAGCCGCGCACGGGCTTTCGCTGCGCGGGATGAAGGTCACCGTCATCCACCTGATGCCGACGCTGATGGAACGCCAGCTCGACGAAGCGGCGGGCTGGCTGCTCAAGCAGGCGCTCGAAGGCCGCGGGCAAACGATCCTGACCGGCGCCGACACCGCCGAGATCGTCGGCAACGGCAAGGTCGAGGGGGTGAAGCTCAAGGACGGAACGCTGATCCCCGCCAGCCTCGTCGTGATGGCGGTCGGTATCCGCCCCTCGGTCGCGCTTGCCCGCGACGCCGGGCTCGCGGTCGGCCGCGGCATCCAGGTCGACGACCATATGGTCACCAGCGACCCGCATGTCCTCGCGGTCGGCGAATGCGTCGAGCATGACGGACAGGTCTATGGCCTTGTCGCGCCTTTGTGGGACATGTGCCGCAGCCTCGCCGACGGGCTCGTCGAACAGCCGACGGGCTATCGCGGCTCGGTCACCTCGACCAAGCTTAAAGTGTCGGGGATCGACGTGTTCTCGGCGGGCGATTTCTCGGGCGGCGACGGGTGCGAGGACATCGTGCTGCGCGACGCCAGCCGCGGCGTGTACAAGCGCGTCATCGTCAGGGACGACCGGATCGTCGGCGCGGTGCTCTATGGCGATACCGCCGACGGCAGCTGGTATTTCGACCTGCTCAAGAAACAGGAGGATGTCTCCGATCTCCGCGACCTGCTGATCTTCGGCCAGTCCTTCGCCTCGGGAGGGGGCGCGGCGGACCCTAAGGCGGCCGTTGCGGCGCTCTCGGACGATGCCGAGATCTGCGGCTGCAACGGCGTCACCAAGGGTCAGGTCGTCTCGTGCATCGCCAAGGGAGCGCACAGCCTCGATGCCGTGCGCGGCACCTGCAAGGCGTCGGCGAGTTGCGGGTCGTGCACCGGTCTCGTCGAAAATCTGCTCGCGCTAACGCTCGGCGACGATGTCCAGGCGGGGCCCAAGACGATGTGCAAATGCACGAGCTTCGGCCATGACGACGTCCGCCGCGAGATCGTCGCGCAAGCGATGCGCTCGATCCCCGAGGTGATGCAGCAGCTGCACTGGACGACCCCCGACGGCTGCTCGTCGTGCCGCCCGGCGCTCAACTATTATCTGCTCTGCGCGCTTCCCGGCGATTATGTCGACGACCAGCAGAGCCGCTTCGTCAACGAGCGGATGCACGCCAACATCCAGAAGGACGGCACCTATTCGGTCGTCCCGCGCATGTGGGGCGGGCTCACCAACCCGACCGAGCTGCGCGCGATCGCCGATGTGGTCGAGAAGTTCAATGCGCCGATGGTCAAGGTCACCGGCGGCCAGCGGCTCGACATCTTCGGGATCAAGAAAGAAGATCTTCCCGCGGTCTGGGCCGACCTCAATGCCGCCGGCATGGTCTCGGGCCACGCTTACGGCAAATCGCTCCGCACGGTGAAGACGTGCGTCGGGTCCGAATGGTGCCGCTTCGGCACGCAGGATTCGACCGGACTCGGCGTCAAGATCGAGCGGATGAGCTGGGGCAGCTGGATGCCGCACAAGTTCAAGATCGCGGTGTCCGGCTGCCCGCGCAACTGCGCCGAGGCGACGATCAAGGATTTCGGCATCGTCTGCGTCGACAGCGGGTACGAGCTGCACGTCGGCGGCAATGGCGGCATCCATGTCCGCGCCACCGACCTCCTCTGCAAGGTCGCGACCGAGCAGGAGGCGATGGATTATTGCGCCGCCTTCATCCAGCTCTACCGCGAGGAAGCGCGTTATCTCGAGCGCACCGCACCGTGGATCGAACGCGTCGGCGTCGATTATGTGAAGGCGCGCATCGCCGACGATCCTGCGGGCCGCGAGGCACTGCGCGCGCGCTTCCTCGTTTCGCAGAGCTTTTCGCAGGACGACCCCTGGGCGCAGCGCGCCGAAGGCGCCGAGGCCGAACATCATGCGCCTATGGCGCGCTTCATTCCGCAGGAGGAACTGGCATGA
- a CDS encoding alginate export family protein: protein MKAAFVLLFALAPAGAAHAEEIVLKPLGEARLRYESVDQDGLPADAEALTLRVRAGVEAKAGNWSALVEGQGNLAVIDDYFDGLHGAATRPLVGDPDNIGLSRAQLRYTSAAFALTAGRQRLGFDDERFVGSVGFRQNGQSFDAVRAEITPVKGVKADLAYAWSVRTIWGIDGAGARQQAVSGDNFFGNLSSQTPIGKLSTFAYLVDQDEAAMQGYRLSSQSYGVRLDGTQALGKAKIAYQLSYARQSDWHRNPNNYSADYYLADVAVDFGGPRVGVGYEILGADNGTALTSFQTPLATAFKFQGWADKFLTTPPDGVRDLYASAGWSWKAVGPLKAVTLQAAYHDYRSDRASRSYGDEINLLASAKLGKVTAAARYAHYDADTFATNTDKFWLQLDWTI, encoded by the coding sequence ATGAAAGCTGCGTTCGTCCTTCTTTTCGCGCTTGCGCCAGCCGGCGCGGCCCACGCCGAAGAGATTGTCCTGAAACCCCTCGGCGAAGCGCGGTTGCGCTATGAAAGCGTCGACCAGGACGGCCTCCCCGCCGATGCGGAGGCACTGACCCTCCGCGTCCGCGCCGGGGTCGAAGCCAAGGCAGGCAACTGGTCGGCGCTGGTCGAGGGGCAAGGCAATCTTGCGGTCATCGACGATTATTTCGACGGCCTTCATGGCGCGGCCACGCGCCCACTGGTCGGCGATCCCGACAATATCGGCCTCTCCCGCGCGCAACTGCGATATACGTCGGCCGCCTTCGCACTCACGGCAGGGCGGCAGCGGCTCGGCTTCGACGACGAGCGTTTCGTCGGCAGCGTCGGCTTTCGTCAGAACGGCCAGAGCTTCGACGCGGTGCGCGCCGAGATCACGCCGGTCAAGGGCGTGAAGGCCGATCTCGCCTATGCGTGGAGCGTGCGCACCATCTGGGGCATCGACGGCGCGGGCGCTCGGCAGCAGGCGGTGTCGGGCGACAATTTCTTCGGCAACCTCAGCAGCCAGACCCCGATCGGCAAACTCTCGACCTTTGCCTATCTCGTCGATCAGGACGAAGCGGCAATGCAGGGCTATCGCCTGTCGAGCCAGAGCTATGGCGTGCGCCTCGACGGAACGCAGGCGCTAGGCAAGGCGAAGATCGCTTACCAGCTGAGCTATGCACGTCAGTCGGACTGGCACCGCAATCCGAATAATTACAGCGCCGACTATTATCTCGCCGACGTCGCGGTCGATTTCGGAGGTCCCCGGGTCGGCGTCGGGTATGAAATACTCGGCGCCGACAACGGAACCGCGCTCACCAGTTTCCAGACCCCGCTCGCGACCGCGTTCAAATTCCAGGGCTGGGCCGACAAATTCCTGACCACCCCGCCCGATGGCGTGCGCGACCTGTACGCGAGCGCGGGCTGGAGCTGGAAAGCCGTCGGGCCGCTCAAGGCCGTCACGCTGCAAGCGGCGTACCACGACTATCGCAGCGACCGCGCCAGCCGCTCCTACGGCGACGAAATCAACCTCCTCGCGAGCGCAAAGCTCGGCAAGGTCACCGCCGCCGCCCGCTACGCGCATTACGACGCCGACACCTTCGCCACCAATACCGACAAATTTTGGCTGCAACTGGACTGGACGATTTAA